TAGACCGGCTGCTTTCGCACCTGAAGCTGGCGGGCGTGCTGAACGCCGTAGCGGGCATCGCCATCGGCGCGTTCAGCGAGGTGCCGGACGAGGGCAGCGAAGGACGGCCGACCGTGCGCGAGCTGCTGCAGGACCGGCTGGGCGACTTGGGCATTCCTGTAGCGTTCGGCTTCCCCTTCGGCCACGTGGAGGACAATTGGACGCTGCCCCTGGGCGTGCGCGCGCGGCTGGACGCGGGCGCGGGAACGCTGGAACTGCTGGAGCCAGCGGTGGCGGAGCGAGGATGATGGACGACCTCAGGCACATTCGCGTGGGGCTGGAGGAAGGCGCGGACGGCATGCTGATGGCGCATGCGCTGAACCTGCCCGGATGCGTCGCGATCGGCGCGTCTGCAGAGGAGGCGATGCGGGAGTTCGAGCGTTCTCTCGCTCTCTGGCTGCGGTTCCTTGCCTCCACCGGGGAGCGCGTCCCGGCGCCGGACGACGAGATCCAGGTTTCCGTGGACGAGTGGATCGCCACGGACGCGCGGGTCGGCGGGGCCGTGTCTACCGCGCTCTTCGAAGCCGACCTCGCACCGTTGCTGCAGGACGAGGCCGAGCTGGGGGTGCGGCGGCTGGGCGACATCCGCGGGCTCCTGCTGGCGCGCGTGCGCCGGCGGCGGAACCTGAACCTGGACGTGCCCGCGCCGGCGACGAGCGCCACGGTTCGGCAGGTTCTGGAAGAACTGGCGCGGGCGCAGTGGTTGTTGCTAAGCCGTTTGGGCGCCAGCCCCATGGCTGGGGCGCCGGACCACACGCTGGCCCGGCTGGACACTGCCGCCGCGCTGGTGGTGGACCGGATGACCACGCTGCCGGACGACGCACGGGCGCGGCGGCTGGAGCTGGACGGCGAAGAGTGGACGCCGCGCAAGGTGCTGCGGCGGCTGCTGGGGCTGGAATGGACCCTCGGGGTGATCGCGCTGGCGGGGCTGCAAGCGGCGGAAGCGGAGAACGGATGACGCTGAAAATTTATACGAAGACGGGCGACCGGGGCGAGACGGGGCTGTTCGGCGGCCAGCGCGTGGCCAAGGACCACGTGCGCGTGGCGGCCTACGGCGACGTCGACGAGCTGAACTCGCTGCTCGGCGTGGCCGTGTGGCACCTGGAGGCGGATGGGCAGGCGGAGCTGGCGGGGGGGCTGCGCGGCGTGCAGTCGGACCTGTTCACCGTCGGCGCCAACCTGGCGACGCCCTCGGTGGAGGACGGCGGCCGCGAGTCGCCGTGGATTCCCGCGCTGGCGCCGGGCCGCATCGAGGAGCTGGAGGCGTGGATCGACGCGGCGGAGACGGAGCTGGAGCCGCTGAAATCGTTCGTGCTCCCCGGCGGATCGGGCGGCGCGTCGTACCTGCACCTGGCGCGAACCGTCTGCCGCCGGGCCGAGCGGCACGTCGTCACGCTGTCGCGAGAGGCACACGTGGGCCCGGAATGGGTACGATACCTCAACCGGCTTTCGGACCTGCTGTTCACCCTGGCGCGCCTTGCCAACCGGCGCGCCGGGGTCGATGATGTTCCGTGGATGCCGAACCCGCGCGGCGCGGCCGAAGAGGGTGCCCCGCCGTGATGAACCGATCCTACTAGAGAGGATGCCCATATGTATCCGGAGATGCTGATCGCCCCCATGCGCCAGGAGCTTACGCGCTTGGGCGTGCAGGAGCTGAAGACCCCCGACGAGGTGCAGGCCACCCTTTCCGACACCAGTGAGCCCACGCTGCTGGTGGTCAATTCGATGTGCGGCTGCGCGGCGCGCAACGCGCGCCCCGCTGTGGCGCTGGCGCTTCAGAACGAGAAGAAGCCGGTCAAGCTGACCACGGTCTTCGCCGGCCAGGACCAGGAAGCCACGGCGGCCGCGCGCGCGTTCATCCATGGCTACCCGCCCTCGTCGCCCTCCATCGCCCTGCTGAAGGACGGCGAAGTGGCGCACATGATCCCGCGCCACCAGATCGAGGGCCGCACGGCCGAG
This Longimicrobium sp. DNA region includes the following protein-coding sequences:
- a CDS encoding cob(I)yrinic acid a,c-diamide adenosyltransferase, with product MKIYTKTGDRGETGLFGGQRVAKDHVRVAAYGDVDELNSLLGVAVWHLEADGQAELAGGLRGVQSDLFTVGANLATPSVEDGGRESPWIPALAPGRIEELEAWIDAAETELEPLKSFVLPGGSGGASYLHLARTVCRRAERHVVTLSREAHVGPEWVRYLNRLSDLLFTLARLANRRAGVDDVPWMPNPRGAAEEGAPP
- a CDS encoding BrxA/BrxB family bacilliredoxin, which encodes MYPEMLIAPMRQELTRLGVQELKTPDEVQATLSDTSEPTLLVVNSMCGCAARNARPAVALALQNEKKPVKLTTVFAGQDQEATAAARAFIHGYPPSSPSIALLKDGEVAHMIPRHQIEGRTAEDIAQDLVEAFNRYC